From the genome of Eucalyptus grandis isolate ANBG69807.140 chromosome 2, ASM1654582v1, whole genome shotgun sequence, one region includes:
- the LOC104434159 gene encoding TMV resistance protein N-like isoform X1: MEGMSSSASSGPSYEVFLSFRGADTRHGFTDYLYHAMVGVGILVFRDDESLRVGQKIGGEFLQAIENSKIYIPIFSKNYASSHWCLRELTYMVECTSKLNENKEILPIFLDVEPEDVKLKTDLYSQALAKHQEKFGAEVESWKKALNEVDEIKGWNLKKDQGQGDLIRLVIRTISVKLKVAHENVTEHLVRVDDRVEAIIKMLEVGFDGVRFLGIHRMGGVGKTTLAKVVFNALSSSFDGCCFLADIGESSKCYNGLVNLQKQLLSKLLGSHSIDQINNVNDGINMMNRGVLKNKKFIIVLDDVDEKEQLKSLAEKGNWFGFSSRIIITTRDQSILMIKGEAIGEGLVEKSANILTYDVQEMEFHHALKLFSRHAFRRDSPPEDRMFLSKEIVHTLGKLPLALEITGSSLNGKPKE; encoded by the exons ATGGAGGGGATGAGTTCATCGGCATCATCCGGACCTTCGTATGAGGTTTTTCTAAGCTTTCGGGGAGCCGACACCCGTCATGGATTCACTGATTATCTTTACCATGCCATGGTTGGGGTTGGGATCCTTGTCTTTAGGGACGATGAATCCCTTCGCGTCGGTCAAAAAATTGGTGGTGAATTTCTACAAGCAATTGAGAACTCCAAAATCTACATTCCCATATTCTCCAAAAATTATGCTTCAAGTCACTGGTGCCTCCGAGAGCTCACATACATGGTCGAGTGCACCTCGAAATTGAACGAGAACAAAGAGATTCTGCCCATTTTCTTGGATGTGGAACCTGAAGATGTCAAGCTCAAAACAGACTTATATAGCCAAGCTCTTGCAAAGCACCAGGAAAAGTTTGGTGCAGAAGTGGAGTCATGGAAAAAGGCTCTCAATGAGGTGGACGAGATAAAGGGATGGaacttgaagaaagatcaagG CCAAGGAGATCTTATACGTTTGGTAATCCGAACGATTTCAGTTAAGCTGAAGGTTGCACATGAAAATGTAACTGAACATCTAGTCAGAGTTGATGATCGTGTAGAAGCTATAATCAAAATGTTGGAAGTGGGATTTGATGGTGTACGATTTCTTGGAATCCACAGAATGGGCGGTGTTGGCAAAACAACTCTTGCTAAGGTCGTCTTCAATGCACTATCTTCTAGCTTTGACGGATGTTGTTTCCTTGCAGACATTGGGGAATCATCAAAATGCTATAATGGTCTGGTAAATTTGCAAAAACAACTATTATCCAAGCTCCTTGGTTCTCATTCtattgaccaaattaataaCGTGAATGATGGGATCAACATGATGAATAGAGGagtacttaaaaataaaaaatttattattgttttaGATGACGTGGATGAGAAAGAACAACTTAAAAGTCTAGCAGAAAAAGGTAATTGGTTCGGTTTTAGTAGTAGGATTATCATAACTACTAGGGACCAAAGTATCCTAATGATTAAGGGAGAAGCAATAGGTGAAGGCCTTGTAGAAAAGTCCGCAAACATTTTGACTTACGATGTACAAGAAATGGAATTTCATCATGCTCTAAAGCTTTTTAGTAGGCATGCCTTTAGAAGAGACTCTCCACCAGAAGATCGTATGTTCCTTTCTAAGGAAATTGTCCATACTTTGGGAAagcttcctttagctcttgagaTTACAGGTTCATCCCTTAATGGAAAACCCAAAGAATAA
- the LOC104434159 gene encoding TMV resistance protein N-like isoform X2, with translation MEGMSSSASSGPSYEVFLSFRGADTRHGFTDYLYHAMVGVGILVFRDDESLRVGQKIGGEFLQAIENSKIYIPIFSKNYASSHWCLRELTYMVECTSKLNENKEILPIFLDVEPEDVKLKTDLYSQALAKHQEKFGAEVESWKKALNEVDEIKGWNLKKDQGLNAVAAMAAAAIGHHSGEKGMLSGGPYRWYRCNSSSQWHFCGGSAPFLS, from the exons ATGGAGGGGATGAGTTCATCGGCATCATCCGGACCTTCGTATGAGGTTTTTCTAAGCTTTCGGGGAGCCGACACCCGTCATGGATTCACTGATTATCTTTACCATGCCATGGTTGGGGTTGGGATCCTTGTCTTTAGGGACGATGAATCCCTTCGCGTCGGTCAAAAAATTGGTGGTGAATTTCTACAAGCAATTGAGAACTCCAAAATCTACATTCCCATATTCTCCAAAAATTATGCTTCAAGTCACTGGTGCCTCCGAGAGCTCACATACATGGTCGAGTGCACCTCGAAATTGAACGAGAACAAAGAGATTCTGCCCATTTTCTTGGATGTGGAACCTGAAGATGTCAAGCTCAAAACAGACTTATATAGCCAAGCTCTTGCAAAGCACCAGGAAAAGTTTGGTGCAGAAGTGGAGTCATGGAAAAAGGCTCTCAATGAGGTGGACGAGATAAAGGGATGGaacttgaagaaagatcaagG tttaaATGCGGTCGCCGCAATGGCCGCCGCTGCTATCGGCCACCACAGCGGTGAGAAAGGAATGCTCTCTGGTGGCCCCTATCGGTGGTATCGCTGCAATAGCTCCAGTCAATGGCACTTTTGCGGTGGTAGCGCACCCTTCTTAtcctga
- the LOC120286083 gene encoding putative disease resistance protein At4g11170, protein MWDDYGYHPHVAIDVLLLMSLIKIKDDKTFWMHDQVRDLGREIVRQENLTNPYERSRVWNCDEARSILKEKEGNKKIKAMSLGGYLGFHEGILTSDEVAPLRNLRFFQGSWKCLVGDFNNLLPSLRWLSWKFYSSQFEATNFHPANLVILDLSWSNISEEWIGWEQLREAKKLKVLNLNWCEHLKRTPNLSTWVYLERLDLDGCNNLIEIDPSIGNLRSLLTLNLPNSKLP, encoded by the exons ATGTGGGATGACTATGGATACCACCCACACGTTGCCATTGATGTCCTCCTTCTCATGTCAttgataaaaatcaaagatgacaaaactttctggatgcatgaccaagtgCGGGACCTCGGAAGGGAAATTGTCCGTCAAGAGAACTTGACCAATCCCTATGAGCGTAGTAGAGTGTGGAATTGTGATGAAGCCCGAAGCATTCTGAAGGAGAAAGAG ggaaataagaaaataaaagcaatgtCACTAGGAGGATATCTTGGATTTCATGAAGGCATTTTGACAAGTGATGAAGTTGCTCCGTTACGAAACCTAAGGTTCTTTCAAGGGAGTTGGAAGTGCCTGGTTGGAGACTTCAACAACCTTCTCCCTAGtttaagatggctttcttggaaATTTTACTCTAGCCAGTTTGAGGCAACAAACTTTCATCCGGCTAACTTAGTCATTCTTGACCTTTCATGGAGCAATATTTCGGAGGAATGGATTGGCTGGGAACAACTTAGA GAGGCCAAAAAACTAAAGGTACTAAATCTCAACTGGTGCGAACACTTAAAGAGAACACCTAATTTATCTACATGGGTGTACCTAGAGAGATTGGATCTTGATGGTTGTAACAACTTAATTGAAATTGACCCATCCATTGGTAATTTGCGATCTTTGTTGACCTTGAATTTACCAAATAGCAAACTACCATAA